The nucleotide window GTCCCTTGCAGGAGGATGCCGGCCAGGCACGCCATTATCAGTGGGTTCGTTGCCAATTGCCTGGCGATGAGCTTGAGCGGCAAGCGTCCCCCTGGACCGAAGCGGGCGAATACCAGCACGCAGAGGATATTGACCGTCGGCACGATCGCCGCGTTGGCCACCGCTGCCAAGGTAATGCCGGATGCACCGAACAGCCCGGCGGCCGCGGACACCCCCACATAATTATTGAAGCGCACGCCGCCCTGGAAGACCGAGGTGAAAGCCGCGTCATTACCTGGAAAAAGACCTCGCGAACTCACCAGCAATACCGCCACCGTGACGGTCGACAACACCAGCGCCAGGATCATCCCGCCCACCGGGACATCATCGAGCCGGGCGGTCGCCAGGCCATGGACGAACAGCGACGGCAACAGCACGTAGTAGCCCAGCCGCTCGGCCTGCGGCCAGAAACTGTCGGCCAGGAAATTCGAGTGCTTGAGCCAGGCGCCCAGGGCGATCAACAAGGCAATGGGAAAGAGGGCAAGCAGCAACGCCAGGGTCATCTTGCATTCACCGATCAATCAAGA belongs to Pseudomonas sp. B21-028 and includes:
- a CDS encoding AEC family transporter, with translation MTLALLLALFPIALLIALGAWLKHSNFLADSFWPQAERLGYYVLLPSLFVHGLATARLDDVPVGGMILALVLSTVTVAVLLVSSRGLFPGNDAAFTSVFQGGVRFNNYVGVSAAAGLFGASGITLAAVANAAIVPTVNILCVLVFARFGPGGRLPLKLIARQLATNPLIMACLAGILLQGTGVGIPRGPEAVLKALGQASLPLGLLCVGAALDLKTARSWLKPIGMSSITKFVIMPAVTLIACRLIGLRGDAAIAVLLFQSLPTASSSYIMARQMGGDAPLMAGIIAGQTLLAALALPLAVITLSSWV